One window of Caldisericum exile AZM16c01 genomic DNA carries:
- the mscL gene encoding large conductance mechanosensitive channel protein MscL gives MLNEFMEFLKQYNVIGLAVAVIIGGKLNELVSSLVNDLLTPLIFNPVLNTLKLTSIAELSWHGIFYGKVVSNIISFLIVAFIVFLLIKWANSISKVKTVIKKN, from the coding sequence ATGCTAAACGAATTTATGGAATTTTTGAAGCAGTACAATGTTATTGGTCTTGCAGTTGCGGTAATCATTGGAGGAAAATTGAATGAACTTGTGTCAAGTCTTGTAAATGACCTTTTGACGCCTCTTATTTTCAATCCTGTGCTAAATACTTTAAAACTCACAAGTATAGCAGAGTTATCGTGGCATGGTATCTTTTACGGAAAAGTCGTTTCGAATATTATAAGTTTTCTTATTGTTGCCTTTATTGTATTTTTACTCATTAAATGGGCAAACAGTATTTCTAAAGTAAAAACAGTTATAAAGAAAAATTGA